In Acidisarcina polymorpha, the DNA window TACACGCGTGACGAGACAGGCACGCCATCCTAGCGCAGGTGATTGAATGAACATCTCCCTCAGAGGCAAAGTCGCGGTCGTGACCGGAGCCTCTTCTGGCATCGGACTCGCAATTACCCGGGCATATCTTGACGCAGGCATCAAGGGTGTCGTCGCAGTCTTCCGGCGTAACGACCTCCCGGAGGAACTTCAGGAGGCCCTGAAGACCTATCCGGATAATCTCATCATTGTTCGTGGCGATGTTGCCGTAGAGCAGACGGCGATCGACTTCACGAAGGTAGCGCTCGACAAGTTCGGCAGTCTCGATGTGTTTGTCAGCAATGCCGCAATCAGCATCGTGAAAGCTGTGCATCTGCATACCGAGGAAGAGTGGGACACGGTCGTCAATGCGAATGTGAAGAGCCTCTATTGGGCGGCCAAGCACGTGATTCCTGTGATGATTGAGCAGAAAGGCGGCCTCATCCTGATTAGCGGCTCGATCTCCGGTGAAGCCGGCATTCCAACGCAAGGCGCGTATGCTCCGTCCAAAGGTGCTCTTCATCAAATGACGCGCCAGATGGCAATCGAATATGCGAAATACGGGATCCGCGTGAACACGGTTGCCTGTGGAACGGTCGACACCCCCATTGTCCATTCCTCGGCGAAGGCTTCGGGGAACCCTGAAGGCTATTGGAAGATGCTGAAGGATGCGCATCCGATTGGCCGCATCGCAAGCGCCGAAGAGGTCGCTGCGTTCTACACCTACATGGCGACCGACCTGGCGAGCTTTTTCACGGGCGCGATTTTGATGATGGACGGCGGCTACACCGCGCAGTAAGTCGCAAGGAGAATCGTGATGGAAACAATGC includes these proteins:
- a CDS encoding SDR family NAD(P)-dependent oxidoreductase, yielding MNISLRGKVAVVTGASSGIGLAITRAYLDAGIKGVVAVFRRNDLPEELQEALKTYPDNLIIVRGDVAVEQTAIDFTKVALDKFGSLDVFVSNAAISIVKAVHLHTEEEWDTVVNANVKSLYWAAKHVIPVMIEQKGGLILISGSISGEAGIPTQGAYAPSKGALHQMTRQMAIEYAKYGIRVNTVACGTVDTPIVHSSAKASGNPEGYWKMLKDAHPIGRIASAEEVAAFYTYMATDLASFFTGAILMMDGGYTAQ